A single genomic interval of Nocardioides palaemonis harbors:
- a CDS encoding methylated-DNA--[protein]-cysteine S-methyltransferase has translation MWTVMPSPIGDLRIVERDGAIVAIEFSPFQPPVDGRPLGERADDAPVLAEAVRQLTAYFDGGLTAFDLPLAPVGTDFQQRVWRQLSQIGYGETASYGEIAGRLGMTNAASRAVGLANGRNPIPIVVPCHRVIGANGTLTGYAGGLERKQQLLELEQDALF, from the coding sequence ATGTGGACCGTGATGCCCTCGCCCATCGGCGACCTGCGGATCGTGGAGCGTGACGGCGCGATCGTCGCGATCGAGTTCTCGCCGTTCCAGCCGCCGGTCGACGGACGGCCGCTGGGGGAGCGCGCAGACGACGCCCCCGTGCTGGCCGAGGCGGTGCGCCAGCTGACCGCGTATTTCGACGGCGGGCTCACCGCGTTCGACCTGCCGCTCGCGCCGGTCGGCACCGACTTCCAGCAGCGGGTGTGGCGCCAGCTCTCCCAGATCGGCTACGGGGAGACCGCGTCCTACGGCGAGATCGCCGGCCGGCTCGGGATGACCAACGCCGCGTCCCGCGCCGTCGGCCTGGCCAACGGGCGCAACCCGATCCCGATCGTCGTGCCCTGCCACCGCGTGATCGGCGCCAACGGCACCCTCACCGGCTACGCCGGCGGCCTCGAGCGCAAGCAGCAGCTGCTCGAGCTCGAGCAGGATGCCTTGTTCTGA
- the leuC gene encoding 3-isopropylmalate dehydratase large subunit translates to MGKTLSEKVWDEHVVRSAAGEPDLLYIDLHLLHEVTSPQAFDGLRLANRTVRRPDLTLATEDHNVPTVDWDKPIADPVSRTQVETLRKNCADFGVRLHPLGDVEQGIVHVVGPQLGLTQPGMTIVCGDSHTSTHGAFGAIAFGIGTSEVEHVLATQTLTQARPRTMAVTVNGSLPEGVTAKDLVLTLITHTGTGGGQGYVVEYRGQAIEELSMEGRMTVCNMSIEWGAKAGMIAPDQTTFDYIEGKPEAPKGADWDAAVAHWKTLRTDDDAVFDEEIVLDASTMTPFVTWGTNPGQGAPLGATVPSPDDFDEPNDKVATEKALQYMGLEAGTPLREVKVDTVFVGSCTNGRIEDLRLAASILEGRHVADDTRLLVVPGSVRVRLQAEAEGLDKVFLAAGAEWRGAGCSMCLGMNPDQLAPGERSASTSNRNFEGRQGKGGRTHLVSVPVAAATAVRGTLSSPADLTPLGG, encoded by the coding sequence ATGGGCAAGACCCTGTCGGAGAAGGTGTGGGACGAGCACGTCGTCCGCAGCGCGGCCGGAGAGCCCGACCTGCTCTACATCGACCTCCACCTGCTGCACGAGGTCACCTCGCCGCAGGCGTTCGACGGGCTCCGCCTCGCCAACCGCACCGTCCGGCGCCCGGACCTCACCCTCGCCACCGAGGACCACAACGTCCCGACGGTCGACTGGGACAAGCCGATCGCCGACCCGGTGAGCCGCACGCAGGTCGAGACGCTCCGCAAGAACTGCGCCGACTTCGGCGTCCGGCTGCACCCGCTCGGCGACGTCGAGCAGGGCATCGTCCACGTCGTCGGACCGCAGCTCGGGCTCACGCAGCCCGGCATGACGATCGTGTGCGGCGACTCGCACACCTCCACCCACGGCGCGTTCGGCGCGATCGCCTTCGGCATCGGCACGTCCGAGGTCGAGCACGTGCTCGCCACCCAGACGCTGACCCAGGCGCGGCCCAGGACGATGGCCGTGACCGTCAACGGCAGCCTGCCCGAGGGCGTCACGGCCAAGGACCTCGTCCTCACGCTGATCACCCACACCGGCACCGGCGGCGGTCAGGGCTACGTCGTGGAGTACCGCGGCCAGGCCATCGAGGAGCTCTCGATGGAGGGCCGGATGACGGTCTGCAACATGTCGATCGAGTGGGGCGCCAAGGCCGGGATGATCGCGCCGGACCAGACGACCTTCGACTACATCGAGGGCAAGCCCGAGGCGCCGAAGGGCGCGGACTGGGACGCCGCCGTCGCGCACTGGAAGACCCTGCGCACCGACGACGACGCCGTCTTCGACGAGGAAATCGTGCTCGACGCCTCCACGATGACGCCGTTCGTCACGTGGGGCACCAACCCCGGGCAGGGCGCGCCACTGGGCGCCACCGTCCCGAGCCCGGACGACTTCGACGAGCCCAACGACAAGGTGGCGACGGAGAAGGCCCTGCAGTACATGGGTCTCGAGGCCGGCACCCCGCTGCGCGAGGTCAAGGTCGACACCGTCTTCGTCGGCTCGTGCACCAACGGCCGGATCGAGGACCTGCGACTGGCGGCCTCCATCCTCGAGGGTCGGCACGTCGCCGACGACACCCGCCTGCTCGTGGTGCCCGGCTCGGTGCGCGTACGCCTCCAGGCCGAGGCGGAGGGACTCGACAAGGTCTTCCTCGCCGCCGGCGCCGAGTGGCGCGGCGCGGGCTGCTCGATGTGCCTGGGCATGAACCCCGACCAGCTCGCGCCCGGTGAGCGCAGTGCCTCGACGTCGAACCGCAACTTCGAGGGACGCCAGGGCAAGGGCGGTCGTACGCACCTCGTGTCCGTGCCGGTCGCGGCCGCCACCGCCGTGCGCGGCACCCTCTCCTCGCCCGCCGACCTCACGCCACTCGGTGGTTGA
- a CDS encoding Asp23/Gls24 family envelope stress response protein, whose protein sequence is MSETTLPPTPTSVVAETAGGHETSTDTGLAPAEARGGLQVKAHALRHIVEAAALEVPRVQATDGALGGVRSGTPHASVTVRGTTARVELEVACTWPAPVSQVAADVRDRVLLRAAQLSGVRIASVDVTVTVAGTDDRRTS, encoded by the coding sequence GTGAGTGAGACCACCCTCCCCCCGACCCCGACGTCGGTCGTGGCGGAGACGGCAGGGGGACACGAGACGTCCACCGACACAGGGCTCGCGCCTGCCGAGGCCCGTGGTGGCCTCCAGGTCAAGGCGCACGCCCTGCGCCACATCGTCGAGGCCGCCGCCCTCGAGGTGCCGCGCGTCCAGGCCACCGACGGCGCGCTCGGCGGTGTCCGCTCGGGCACCCCGCACGCCTCGGTCACCGTCCGCGGCACCACCGCGCGGGTCGAGCTCGAGGTCGCCTGCACCTGGCCGGCTCCGGTGAGCCAGGTCGCGGCCGACGTCCGCGACCGCGTGCTCCTGCGCGCGGCCCAGCTCAGCGGCGTACGCATCGCCTCCGTCGACGTCACCGTCACGGTGGCCGGAACCGACGACAGGAGGACCTCGTGA
- a CDS encoding DUF2273 domain-containing protein: MTTSTVGLVAGLLLTLAITTGGFTGLLLAVVLGAVGYAVGGHVDGEIDLRALLRGRRE; encoded by the coding sequence ATGACCACCTCCACCGTCGGCCTCGTCGCCGGCCTCCTGCTCACCCTGGCCATCACCACCGGTGGCTTCACCGGACTGCTGCTCGCAGTCGTCCTCGGCGCCGTCGGCTACGCCGTCGGCGGCCACGTCGACGGTGAGATCGACCTCCGCGCCCTGCTGCGGGGACGTCGTGAGTGA
- a CDS encoding RNA polymerase sigma factor translates to MDRPPDLAAVSRDPDAFEAFYREHLAWVRRFVARRVDDPHTAADLTADVFLAVVDGAAGYRPSAGTPAAWLAGVARNVVADHVRRRAREARATARVSGRALLDDQSLERLADRIEGERMMRELYRSLAALPDGQRAVVELVAVDGLSLTDAAHALGISPGAARVRYHRARNRLRDALPSPFEVIA, encoded by the coding sequence ATGGACCGTCCGCCCGACCTCGCCGCCGTGAGCCGCGACCCCGATGCCTTCGAGGCCTTCTACCGCGAGCACCTGGCGTGGGTACGACGCTTCGTCGCCCGTCGCGTCGACGACCCGCACACCGCGGCGGACCTGACCGCCGACGTCTTCCTGGCGGTCGTCGACGGGGCCGCGGGCTACCGGCCCTCCGCCGGTACGCCGGCCGCCTGGCTGGCGGGCGTCGCGCGCAACGTGGTGGCCGACCACGTCCGTCGCCGGGCACGCGAGGCACGCGCCACCGCGCGGGTGTCCGGTCGTGCGCTGCTCGACGACCAGTCGCTGGAGCGTCTGGCCGACCGCATCGAGGGTGAGCGCATGATGCGGGAGCTCTACCGCTCGCTGGCCGCGCTGCCCGACGGCCAGCGCGCCGTCGTCGAGCTCGTCGCGGTCGACGGGCTCTCCCTCACCGACGCCGCGCACGCGCTCGGCATCTCCCCCGGCGCAGCCCGCGTGCGCTACCACCGGGCGCGCAACCGTCTCCGGGACGCCCTCCCGAGCCCCTTCGAGGTGATCGCATGA
- a CDS encoding lysophospholipid acyltransferase family protein, translating into MRVRKLEQKRGWAMTVAAVILKPTLLSATSRTWIDGEKIPATGGCIVAINHISHVDPLLSAHFLYDHGRLPRYLAKSGLFSNKYLGGFLTSAGQIPVERLSRNAVGAYDAAVRAIQRGECIVIYPEGTLTRDPDLWPMKGKTGAARIALATGCPVIPVGQWGAQEVLPPYTKKPLLVPRKNITMKAGDPVDLSDLVAAPQGAATTAAATDRIMAAITGLVEDVRGETAPAERFDPRQRGLRETGNPNDDARRARRKRTR; encoded by the coding sequence GTGCGCGTCCGCAAGCTCGAGCAGAAGCGCGGCTGGGCCATGACGGTCGCGGCGGTGATCCTCAAGCCGACCCTGCTCTCCGCCACGTCTCGCACCTGGATCGACGGCGAGAAGATCCCCGCCACCGGCGGCTGCATCGTCGCGATCAACCACATCTCCCACGTCGACCCGCTGCTCTCCGCGCACTTCCTCTACGACCACGGCCGGCTGCCGCGCTACCTCGCGAAGTCGGGCCTGTTCTCCAACAAGTACCTCGGTGGCTTCCTCACCTCCGCGGGGCAGATCCCGGTCGAGCGGCTGAGCCGCAACGCGGTGGGCGCGTACGACGCGGCGGTGCGCGCCATCCAGCGCGGCGAGTGCATCGTGATCTACCCCGAGGGCACGCTGACCCGCGACCCGGACCTCTGGCCGATGAAGGGCAAGACCGGCGCGGCCCGCATCGCGCTGGCCACCGGCTGCCCGGTGATCCCGGTCGGCCAGTGGGGCGCGCAGGAGGTCCTGCCGCCCTACACCAAGAAGCCGCTGCTGGTGCCGCGCAAGAACATCACCATGAAGGCGGGCGACCCGGTGGACCTCAGCGACCTGGTCGCCGCCCCGCAGGGCGCCGCCACCACGGCGGCGGCCACGGACCGGATCATGGCCGCGATCACCGGACTGGTCGAGGACGTGCGCGGCGAGACCGCGCCCGCCGAGCGGTTCGACCCGCGCCAGCGCGGTCTCCGCGAGACCGGCAACCCGAACGACGATGCCCGCCGGGCGAGGAGGAAGCGCACCCGATGA
- a CDS encoding IclR family transcriptional regulator: protein MDNGSGVGVLDKAALVLAALEAGPATLAGLVAGTGLARPTAHRLAVALEHHRLVARDMQGRFVLGPRLAELSAAAGEDRLLAAAGPVLARLRDITGESAQLWRRQGEHRVCVAAAERPSGLRDTIPVGSQLTMNAGSAAQILLAWEDPERMHRGLQHAAFSATALSGIRRRGWSQSVGEREQGVASVSAPVRSPGGKVIAAVSVSGPLERLSRQPGRMHAPAVLAAADRLSESLRRAAAD, encoded by the coding sequence ATGGACAACGGATCTGGCGTCGGCGTGCTCGACAAGGCGGCCCTCGTGCTCGCCGCTCTGGAGGCGGGACCGGCCACGCTCGCCGGCCTCGTGGCAGGGACCGGACTCGCGCGGCCCACCGCGCACCGGCTCGCCGTCGCCCTCGAGCACCACCGTCTCGTCGCCCGCGACATGCAGGGGCGCTTCGTCCTCGGACCCCGCCTGGCCGAGCTGTCCGCCGCCGCTGGCGAGGACCGCCTGCTGGCCGCCGCCGGCCCGGTGCTCGCGCGGCTGCGCGACATCACCGGCGAGTCCGCCCAGCTGTGGCGCCGCCAGGGCGAGCACCGCGTCTGCGTCGCGGCTGCCGAGCGACCGTCCGGCCTGCGCGACACCATCCCCGTGGGCTCGCAGCTCACCATGAACGCCGGGTCCGCCGCGCAGATCCTGCTCGCCTGGGAGGACCCGGAGCGCATGCACCGCGGCCTCCAGCACGCCGCGTTCTCGGCCACCGCCCTCTCCGGCATCCGCCGCCGGGGCTGGTCGCAGTCGGTCGGCGAGCGCGAGCAGGGCGTCGCCTCGGTGTCCGCCCCGGTCCGCTCCCCCGGCGGCAAGGTGATCGCCGCGGTGTCGGTCTCCGGCCCGCTCGAGCGCCTGTCCCGCCAGCCCGGCCGGATGCACGCGCCTGCCGTGCTCGCCGCGGCCGACCGGCTGTCGGAGTCGCTGCGCCGCGCCGCCGCCGACTGA
- the leuD gene encoding 3-isopropylmalate dehydratase small subunit codes for MDTFTTHTGIGVPLKRSNVDTDQIIPAAYLKRVTRTGFEDGLFAAWRGDPGFVLNDPTYASGSVLVAGPDFGTGSSREHAVWALQNYGFKVVISSRFADIFRGNAGKAGLLAAQVDEKVVQRLWDWLEDHPGGEVTVDLESRTVRAGAGKDAVEDSFDIDDYTRWRLLEGLDDIGITLGHEDDIVAFESGRQSWKPVTA; via the coding sequence ATGGACACGTTCACCACCCACACCGGCATCGGCGTCCCGCTCAAGCGCAGCAACGTCGACACCGACCAGATCATCCCGGCGGCCTACCTCAAGCGCGTGACCCGCACGGGCTTCGAGGACGGGTTGTTCGCGGCCTGGCGCGGCGACCCGGGCTTCGTGCTCAACGACCCGACGTACGCCTCCGGCTCGGTGCTCGTCGCCGGCCCCGACTTCGGCACGGGCAGCTCGCGCGAGCACGCCGTGTGGGCCCTGCAGAACTACGGCTTCAAGGTGGTCATCTCGTCCCGCTTCGCCGACATCTTCCGCGGCAACGCCGGCAAGGCCGGACTGCTCGCCGCCCAGGTCGACGAGAAGGTCGTGCAGCGCCTGTGGGACTGGCTCGAGGACCACCCGGGCGGTGAGGTCACCGTCGACCTCGAGAGCCGCACGGTGCGCGCGGGCGCCGGCAAGGACGCGGTCGAGGACTCCTTCGACATCGACGACTACACCCGCTGGCGGCTGCTCGAGGGCCTCGACGACATCGGCATCACCCTCGGCCACGAGGACGACATCGTCGCGTTCGAGTCGGGCCGACAGTCGTGGAAGCCTGTCACTGCTTGA
- a CDS encoding NAD(P)H-dependent glycerol-3-phosphate dehydrogenase, with product MTKIAVFSAGSWGTAFSLVLADAGNDVVLWGRRDDVVDAINTRRENTDYLPGIELPPSISASTDPEQVAADADVVVLTVPSQTLRDNLTAWAPVLPEKATIVSLMKGVELGSLMRMSEVIHEVTDADPRRIAVVSGPNLAREIARREPAASVVACLDEDRAKQVQAITHGPSWRPYTSVDVLGCEIGGAYKNVVGLAVGMAVGLGFGDNTTASVITRGLAETARLATAQGANPLTLMGLAGLGDLVATCSSPLSRNRTFGERLGQGMTTEEIYASTRQVAEGAKSCTSLLALARREGVDAPIAEAVDAVVAGRMTALDMMSSFIARDTKPELH from the coding sequence ATGACCAAGATCGCCGTGTTCAGTGCTGGCTCGTGGGGCACCGCGTTCTCGCTGGTGCTCGCCGACGCCGGCAACGACGTGGTGCTGTGGGGACGACGCGACGACGTCGTCGACGCCATCAACACCCGACGCGAGAACACCGACTACCTCCCGGGCATCGAGCTGCCGCCGTCGATCAGCGCGTCGACCGACCCCGAGCAGGTCGCCGCCGACGCGGACGTCGTGGTGCTGACCGTCCCGTCGCAGACCCTGCGCGACAACCTCACCGCCTGGGCGCCGGTGCTGCCGGAGAAGGCGACGATCGTGTCGCTGATGAAGGGCGTGGAGCTCGGCTCCCTGATGCGGATGAGCGAGGTGATCCACGAGGTCACCGACGCCGACCCGCGCCGCATCGCCGTCGTCAGCGGTCCCAACCTCGCGCGCGAGATCGCGCGCCGTGAGCCCGCCGCGTCCGTCGTCGCCTGCCTCGACGAGGACCGCGCCAAGCAGGTCCAGGCCATCACCCACGGCCCGTCGTGGCGGCCGTACACCTCCGTCGACGTGCTCGGCTGCGAGATCGGCGGTGCCTACAAGAACGTCGTCGGCCTCGCGGTCGGCATGGCCGTCGGCCTCGGCTTCGGCGACAACACCACGGCGTCGGTCATCACCCGCGGCCTCGCCGAGACCGCGCGGCTCGCGACCGCTCAGGGCGCGAACCCGCTGACCCTCATGGGCCTGGCCGGTCTGGGCGACCTGGTCGCGACCTGCTCCTCGCCGCTCTCGCGCAACCGCACCTTCGGCGAGCGGCTCGGCCAGGGCATGACGACCGAGGAGATCTACGCCAGCACCCGCCAGGTCGCCGAGGGCGCCAAGTCCTGCACCTCGCTGCTCGCCCTCGCCCGGCGCGAGGGCGTCGACGCCCCGATCGCCGAGGCGGTCGACGCCGTCGTCGCGGGCCGGATGACCGCGCTGGACATGATGAGCTCCTTCATCGCCCGCGACACCAAGCCCGAGCTGCACTGA
- a CDS encoding RNA polymerase sigma factor, producing the protein MSTDDLPETTDAALVRAARLGDEDAFGEIVDRYGPGMLRYARRLVGGSDADAAEAVQEAFISAWRGLETFRGESSLRTWLFRLVHRRAVDLNRHRRPTPIDDELLSRMVRAADDNPLQDLLDGELLEALQQALDELPWNQRAAWLLREVEGLGYDEIAQALGTTVGSVRGQLHRGRRQLAERMARWR; encoded by the coding sequence GTGTCCACCGATGACCTCCCCGAGACCACCGACGCCGCCCTCGTGCGCGCCGCGCGGCTGGGCGACGAGGACGCGTTCGGGGAGATCGTCGACCGCTACGGACCGGGCATGCTGCGCTACGCCCGGCGCTTGGTGGGCGGCAGCGACGCCGACGCCGCTGAGGCCGTGCAGGAGGCGTTCATCTCCGCGTGGCGCGGCCTGGAGACGTTCCGCGGCGAGTCGTCGCTGCGCACCTGGCTCTTCCGCCTCGTCCACCGCCGCGCCGTCGACCTCAACCGGCACCGCCGCCCGACCCCCATCGACGACGAGCTGCTCTCGCGGATGGTGCGGGCCGCCGACGACAACCCCCTGCAGGACCTCCTGGACGGCGAGCTGCTCGAGGCCTTGCAGCAGGCGCTGGATGAACTACCGTGGAACCAGCGTGCCGCCTGGCTCCTGCGTGAGGTCGAGGGCTTGGGGTACGACGAGATCGCCCAGGCACTGGGCACCACCGTCGGCAGCGTGCGCGGACAGCTGCACCGCGGCCGGCGCCAACTTGCAGAGAGGATGGCACGATGGCGTTGA
- a CDS encoding HU family DNA-binding protein, producing the protein MNKTELIDALAARYEGNRKQAAHALESVLDTITREVAKGEKVAITGFGSFEKAVRNARWVRNPQTGERMKSKKKAVPKFSAGKELKDVISGAKKLPKLTAATMPKPPASVRAAAAAVTGAATKSTPAKKTTTKSTASKSAPAKKTSAKKATPAKKTATKSTATKKSSATKSAPAKKTSTKKAAPAKKTSAARTTAAKTTAAKKAPAKKAAATTTAAKKAPAKKAPAKKTAKKS; encoded by the coding sequence GTGAACAAGACAGAGCTCATCGACGCGCTCGCCGCGCGTTACGAGGGGAACCGCAAGCAGGCGGCCCACGCACTGGAGTCGGTGCTCGACACCATCACCCGTGAGGTGGCCAAGGGCGAGAAGGTCGCCATCACGGGCTTCGGCTCGTTCGAGAAGGCGGTGCGCAACGCGCGCTGGGTCCGCAACCCGCAGACCGGCGAGCGGATGAAGTCCAAGAAGAAGGCCGTGCCGAAGTTCTCCGCCGGCAAGGAGCTCAAGGACGTCATCTCGGGTGCGAAGAAGCTGCCCAAGCTCACCGCAGCGACCATGCCCAAGCCGCCCGCCAGCGTGCGCGCTGCGGCAGCCGCGGTGACCGGTGCGGCCACGAAGTCGACCCCGGCCAAGAAGACCACCACGAAGTCGACCGCCTCGAAGTCGGCTCCGGCCAAGAAGACGAGCGCGAAGAAGGCCACCCCGGCCAAGAAGACCGCCACGAAGTCGACCGCCACGAAGAAGTCCAGCGCGACGAAGTCCGCGCCGGCCAAGAAGACGAGCACGAAGAAGGCCGCCCCGGCCAAGAAGACGTCGGCCGCGAGGACGACCGCCGCGAAGACGACCGCCGCCAAGAAGGCGCCGGCGAAGAAGGCCGCGGCCACGACCACAGCGGCCAAGAAGGCGCCGGCGAAGAAGGCTCCGGCCAAGAAGACCGCGAAGAAGTCCTGA
- a CDS encoding DNA-3-methyladenine glycosylase 2 family protein yields the protein MTPTGHLDPDSCYRAVQSRDRRFDGVFYTAVSTTGIYCRPSCPARTPAARNVTFHATAASAHAAGYRACKRCLPDATPGSPEWDVAADVAGRAMRLIADGLVDREGVDGLARRVGYTPRHLGRLLTQELGAAPLALARARRAQSARVLIETTDLPLTDVAFAAGFTSVRQFNETLREIYAASPSELRGRRGGTDSHGTVTMRLPVRTPFAGARLLDFLAFHVVPGVEAAGPGWYARTLDLPHAPGTVRLELVDLPEPGTGFVTAEFRLQDLRDTAAASERVRRLLDADCDPRAVDEHLRPDPVLGPLVRATPGLRVPGQVDGDETAFRTVVGQQVSVTGARTVGGRIVAAHGRPVETGIPGLTHLFPDATTLAAVDPETMPMPRARGRAMVGLAAALAEERVVLDRGPDRDDVRRALLELPGIGPWTADYVAMRALGHPDVFLPTDLAVKKVLAGLGGTVEDAERWRPWRSYALMHLWNTLMPATGPEAPTVEDD from the coding sequence ATGACACCGACCGGACACCTCGACCCGGACTCCTGCTACCGGGCCGTGCAGAGCCGGGACCGGCGCTTCGACGGCGTGTTCTACACCGCCGTCAGCACCACCGGCATCTACTGCCGTCCCTCGTGCCCGGCCCGCACCCCGGCCGCCCGCAACGTCACCTTCCACGCCACCGCGGCCAGCGCCCACGCCGCCGGCTACCGCGCCTGCAAGCGGTGCCTGCCCGACGCGACGCCCGGCAGCCCGGAGTGGGACGTCGCCGCGGACGTCGCGGGCCGGGCGATGCGACTGATCGCCGACGGACTCGTCGACCGCGAAGGCGTCGACGGACTGGCCCGTCGGGTCGGCTACACGCCGCGCCACCTCGGTCGGCTGCTGACCCAGGAGCTCGGTGCCGCGCCGCTCGCGCTGGCCCGCGCGCGCCGGGCGCAGAGCGCGCGGGTGCTCATCGAGACCACCGACCTCCCGCTCACCGACGTCGCCTTCGCGGCCGGCTTCACGAGCGTGCGGCAGTTCAACGAGACGCTGCGCGAGATCTACGCCGCCTCACCGTCCGAGCTGCGCGGGCGTCGCGGCGGCACCGACTCCCACGGCACCGTGACGATGCGCCTCCCGGTCCGCACGCCGTTCGCCGGCGCCCGCCTGCTCGACTTCCTCGCCTTCCACGTCGTGCCGGGTGTGGAGGCCGCCGGCCCCGGGTGGTACGCCCGCACGCTCGACCTGCCGCACGCGCCCGGGACCGTACGCCTCGAGCTCGTCGACCTGCCCGAGCCCGGCACCGGCTTCGTCACCGCCGAGTTCCGGCTGCAGGACCTGCGCGACACGGCCGCCGCGAGCGAGCGGGTGCGCCGGCTGCTCGATGCCGACTGCGACCCCCGCGCCGTCGACGAGCACCTGCGTCCCGACCCGGTCCTCGGCCCGCTCGTCCGGGCCACGCCCGGGCTCCGGGTGCCGGGGCAGGTCGACGGCGACGAGACCGCGTTCCGCACGGTCGTCGGGCAGCAGGTCAGCGTCACCGGTGCGCGCACCGTCGGCGGTCGGATCGTCGCCGCCCACGGGCGCCCCGTCGAGACCGGGATCCCGGGCCTGACCCACCTGTTTCCCGACGCGACGACCCTGGCCGCGGTCGATCCGGAGACGATGCCGATGCCGCGGGCGCGCGGGCGGGCCATGGTCGGCCTCGCGGCCGCGCTGGCCGAGGAGCGGGTCGTGCTGGACCGCGGGCCCGACCGCGACGACGTGCGTCGCGCGCTGCTCGAGCTCCCGGGCATCGGCCCCTGGACGGCCGACTACGTCGCGATGCGTGCCCTCGGGCACCCCGACGTCTTCCTGCCCACCGACCTCGCCGTGAAGAAGGTGCTCGCCGGCCTCGGCGGCACCGTGGAGGACGCCGAGCGCTGGCGTCCGTGGCGCTCGTACGCCCTCATGCACCTGTGGAACACGCTGATGCCCGCGACCGGGCCGGAGGCACCGACTGTGGAGGATGACTGA
- the cofC gene encoding 2-phospho-L-lactate guanylyltransferase, which produces MNQDPVPPSCVVVVPVKPPTRGKSRLVGLDDEQRRSLAEAFALDTVAAARAASRVQAVLVVTDDFRLAAALRAQGCEVVPDGVSEDLNATLVQGAAEVERRWPGAVPVALCADLPALRADELDAVLAEVVEQVSRGRATFVRDRAGTGTTLYAATSAAFAPSFGTGSAERHASGGAAEVGAERDSLRADVDDLVDLGVAMVLGLGEHTARASGRRATHQG; this is translated from the coding sequence ATGAACCAGGATCCCGTGCCCCCGTCCTGCGTGGTCGTCGTCCCCGTCAAGCCGCCGACGCGCGGGAAGTCCCGGCTCGTCGGCCTCGACGACGAGCAGCGACGGTCGCTGGCCGAGGCGTTCGCCCTCGACACGGTCGCGGCCGCCCGTGCGGCGTCGCGGGTGCAGGCCGTGCTCGTGGTGACCGACGACTTCCGCCTGGCTGCCGCGCTGCGGGCGCAGGGCTGCGAGGTCGTGCCCGACGGAGTCAGCGAGGACCTCAATGCCACCCTGGTCCAGGGCGCGGCCGAGGTCGAGCGACGCTGGCCCGGAGCCGTCCCGGTCGCGCTGTGCGCCGACCTGCCGGCCCTGCGCGCCGACGAGCTGGACGCGGTGCTCGCCGAGGTCGTCGAGCAGGTCTCACGCGGCCGGGCGACCTTCGTGCGCGACCGTGCCGGCACCGGTACGACGCTGTACGCCGCCACCAGCGCGGCGTTCGCTCCCTCCTTCGGGACCGGGTCGGCCGAGCGGCACGCTTCCGGCGGGGCAGCCGAGGTCGGTGCCGAGCGGGACAGCCTCCGCGCCGACGTCGACGACCTCGTCGACCTCGGGGTCGCCATGGTGCTGGGCCTGGGCGAGCACACCGCCCGGGCAAGCGGAAGGCGGGCCACCCACCAGGGGTGA
- a CDS encoding Asp23/Gls24 family envelope stress response protein gives MSEKQQTSTATPATTGTGALVSEQGKTSIADTVVSKIAGIAAREISGVHDLGGGAARAVGAIRERIPGSRTNLSQGVAVEVGEHQAAVDLDIVAEYGVAIADLAAAIRRNVVDAVERMTGLEVTEVNITVHDVFLESDEDETEEQTTRVQ, from the coding sequence ATGTCCGAGAAGCAGCAGACCTCCACCGCGACCCCCGCCACCACCGGCACCGGGGCGCTCGTGTCCGAGCAGGGCAAGACCTCCATCGCCGACACCGTCGTCTCCAAGATCGCCGGCATCGCCGCCCGCGAGATCTCCGGCGTGCACGACCTCGGCGGTGGCGCCGCCCGCGCCGTCGGTGCGATCCGCGAGCGCATCCCGGGCTCGCGCACCAACCTCAGCCAGGGTGTCGCCGTCGAGGTGGGTGAGCACCAGGCCGCCGTCGACCTCGACATCGTGGCCGAGTACGGCGTCGCCATCGCCGACCTCGCCGCCGCCATCCGGCGCAACGTCGTCGACGCGGTCGAGCGGATGACCGGCCTCGAGGTGACCGAGGTCAACATCACCGTGCACGACGTGTTCCTCGAGTCCGACGAGGACGAGACCGAGGAGCAGACGACGCGTGTCCAGTGA